The Brienomyrus brachyistius isolate T26 chromosome 9, BBRACH_0.4, whole genome shotgun sequence genome contains the following window.
ATGAGAAAGAATATACTTATATTTGCAAGTAGCGACACAGAATTACATGATGCTGGGAAGTGAGGATGGTCCTGTGAAGGAGAAGGGGAGCGGCCGAGCGGCCGAGTGCGGTGAAGGGGAGCGGCCGAGTGGGGTGAAGGAGAAGGGGAGCGGCCGAGTGGGGTGAAGGAGAAGGGGAGCGGCCGAGTGGGGTGAAGGAGAAGGGGAGCGGCCGAGTGGGGGGAAGGAGAAGGGGAGGGGCCGAGTGGGGTGAAGGGGAGCGGCCGAGTGGGGTGAAGGAGAAGGGGAGCGGCCGAGTGGGGTGAAGGAGAAGGGGAGCGGCCGAGTGGGGTGAAGGATAAGGGGAGCGGCCGAGTGGGGTGAAGGATAAGGGGAGCGGCCGAGTGCGGTGAAGGAGAAGGGGAGCGGCCGAGTGCGGTGAAGGAGAAGGGGAGCGGCCGAGTGGGGTGAAGGAGAAGGGGAGGGGCCGAGTGGGGTGAAGGAGAAGGGGAGCGGCCGAGTGCGGTGAAGGAGAAGGGGAGCGGCCGAGTGGGGTGAAGGAGAAGGGGAGCGGCCGAGTGGGGTGAAGGGGAAGGGGAGCGGCCGAGTGGGGTGAAGGATAAGGGGAGCGGCCGAGTGGGGTGAAGGATAAGGGGAGCGGCCGAGTGGGGTGAAGGATAAGGGGAGCGGCCGAGTGGGGTGAAGGATAAGGGGAGCGGCCGAGTGGGGTGAAGGATAAGGGGAGCGGCCGAGTGGGGTGAAGGGGAAGGGGAGCGGCCGAGTGGGGTGAAGGAGAAGGGGAGCGGCCGAGTGGGGTGAAGGAGAAGGGGAGCGGCCGAGTGGGGTGAAGGGGAGGGGCCGAGTGGGGTGAAGGGGAGGGGCCGAGTGGGGTGAAGGAGAAGGGGAGCGGCCGAGTGGGGTGAAGGAGAAGGGGAGCGGCCGAGTGGGGTGAAGGAGAAGGGGAGCGGCCGAGTGCGGTGAAGGAGAAGGGGAGCGGCCGAGTGGGGTGAAGGAGAAGGGGAGCGGCCGAGTGGGGTGAAGGAGAAGGGGAGCGGCCGAGTGGGGTGAAGGAGAAGGGGAGCGGCCGAGTGCGGTGAAGGAGAAGGGGAGCGGCCGAGTGCGGTGAAGGAGAAGGGGAGCGGCCGAGTGCGGTGAAGGAGAAGGGGAGCGGCCGAGTGCGGTGAAGGAGAAGGGGAGCGGCCGAGTGCGGTGAAGGAGAAGGGGAGCGGCTGAGTGCGGTGGGTGCAGAGTAAGAGGCAGGTAAAGTGCAGGGTGCAGATCACGGACTCTTCAGCATGGAGGAACTGAGAAAAGTGACCTGAACACAACAGCTACAGCCTGGAGGAAGAAACCCCCCAGGTGGccttgaatttcagttcctgGCCCCCTGACCCTTCTTGAGGAGGGGGTTTGCTGAAAAGGGATCACTAACAAACATTTCCGTTCTGAGAGTGTTAAATTCCAGGTTACGGTGGCTGCAGCAGGACACAAGATAGCTCCCTTCCTCCCTGAAGGCCGACTCCTCATTGTTGGAGTTGAGGGTGGTGTCAGCTGTTAATCTGTGAAGTTTCACGGATGCATCCTTTGAAGAGCAGTCATTAGTATGTAGGGGGTGAAGCCAGTGAGGAGCAAACACATCCCTGGGCAACTCCGATCCCCTTAAAGATGGCGTCTGAGGTGAAATGACCCATGCAGACCTTTGCTTCAGGTTTGCCAGGAAGTCATGGACCCACTGGCTTCGAATCCTTCAGCAGGCCTGATGTACGTGTGGGAAACACCTCATTAACACGCCAAACATGAAACAGGCAGacgtattttgaaaagatgtagaaagtaaataaaaaggaaaaattTGAGGAGGAAAATCGAGCGATATTTGGACATATGGCAAAAAGCGCGAACCTTCCGGTGACCAGCATTCTAGCATCATCATTCTTCTGTACTGACGTAATACTTTAATGGCCGCTCATCACCGTGGTCTCATTAAGTACCACAGACACCCAGAGGTCGTCTCCTTAGCAGAGTGCCGCACCGTCAAATGGTTGCGATTCAAAGAACATTCAGTCATATGCAAACTCATAAGTAAGACGGTGCATTTGGTAAGAGCATACATATCACAGAAATGCCTATGCACATACATTTgccactttaattttatttttaaataatactccACAAATTTGAACACTGTTATGCAACCATAGCACTGTACATTGATTTTCCTGTGACATTTTCATTCAGTGAATTATGAATGGCTGCTGACCACTGCGTCCCACAGCACAGATGTACCTGGATGTCCTCAGGTGTTAGCAGATGTGTCTGGAACTACAGAGTATCATTAGCAGACGTATTAGCAACACATCCAGTGGTGAACGCAGTGGAATAGCAGTGTACATTAGACAAGCGACCGGCTGAATTAAAACATACCAACAATCGAAGTGTACGGAACAGaatcagtgctgcagatgtgagGTGCACCTGAGTGAGGAGACTGGAGATTTGCCCAAACCTCAAGTCCACATCGTAGGGTTGTCATTGCCGGGGGGAGTTGGGGTCAGAGCTGGCTGAGAAGATTTTCACCGCATGGTCGCCACTGTCTAAGACGACCAGCATGTTCTGAGAAGTGAccgccagtccttggggacacaGCAGACCCTGGCTGACCAGGGGTATGAGGGATGGCGAACCGTGGGACGTCCCCAAACTCCAAATCGACGCCTGTTCCACATCTGCCACGATCACATTCCCATGCATGTCGAAAGCCACAGCGGAGATGCGAAGCCGCAGCGGAGATGGGAGGCTGAGGCCGAAGCTGTCGATCCTGGAGAGGAGAACGAGCTCCCCGCTGAACAGGCTGAATCGCACAGGCCTGCGGCTCCTCCGCCCCTCCGCCAGATCCCCCATGTGCTCCACCACCATCACCTTCCCTGTAGCTGGACAGCAAGCCACCGATCTGGGACACTGCAGGTCAGCACAAGCCACCCGGTTGAGCAGAGTCCGGCTGCGGGCGAAGTCCACTGCTAACTGGGAGAGCGTGTCTGCTTCGGCATCCGTCACCAGCATGCGGCCGCCCCCGTCTACAGTCACGCCCCACGGCAGCCGGAAGGAATCCCGCACTGCCACCACGAGGCGTCCCTCTGGCGTGAACACCTTCACAGCACCGTCTCCGCCGTCAGTCACCACTACGTGCCCGTCAGGCCCCACTGCCACATCCAGGGGGTGGAGTATCTCCTCAGCCTGCTTTCTGGAGCCTGATTTCTGACCGAACTTCTGCAGCTCCTCGCCCCGGGCTCTGAAAAGTACCACTCGTTGTTGGCCGTCGTGCACCACCACAATGGCCCCCGCCGCCTCAGAGATGGCGACCCCAGTGGGGTTCAGCAGCTTTCCCCACCCCCCGAAGGCAGAGTGTAGGCGCAGGGCCCCCGCAGCCAGGCCCCCTGGTCTGGAGGCATCTCTGCTCACAGGGAGGTTGGGGGGGAGCCTCGAGCTCCTGTGCAGCAGCTCCGAGAGCTCGGCCAGGGGAAGGCAATCCGACGTGTGGCACACGCTGCAGGCCTTCCTGCAGAAGGGGCACTCCAGGCTCCGCAGGACGGGGTTAGAGAGGGCGGCGACGCAGGCTGCACACAGAACATGGCCGCAGAGGAGACTGCGGGGCCTCCGCTCCGTCCGCTGCACGCTGAAGCTCTCGAAGCACACCTTGCACTCCAGCAGAGCGACACGGATCTCGTCCAGCACCCCCTCCGCTCCTGGGCGCCTGCAGCCGGGGGGAGGGCGCCCCAAGGACATGCCGGAGATTTCGTCACAGCATTGCCTCTTACACAGCTGCTGTTAAATGTGGCTGTTAGTggaaaagtgagagagacagagaggaaatGAAAGAATGAAGAGTGATggaaaaagggagagagagagagaatgaaagGAGAAACGCAGCAGAGAGAATATTTACAGTCCACTCACCATGAGTAGGCCCAGCAGTCACATGACTGTAATGCTGTCATCTGAATTACTCTGGTGCCACCTACAGGCAGAaactggaaggaaaaaaaacatctacaCAGACATCTATACATGTATTCATGATCCTATCCAAGATAAGCAGTTGTACGATGGGTTATTTAACTGATAGACAAGATTGACTTCAAGTAGgaaatttgggatttttttattAGCACTTTAAAAATGATCGCTGTGACAGATATCACCTCCAGGAGGTCAGAGGTTAACCGATGGTGTTATGAGTTTGACATATTCAGAGATGTCAGTCTGTTGCTATGCTGACAATGTATCACAATGTAACGTAATAAAAAAGGGAGTCTGGAAAAAAGCACTCAGTCTAGAAATATCTTTATGACCTAAATACAGTACAGTAGTCCATTGTTATAACATTTATAACCCATTTAAtgtttaaaatttaaaatttcatTAAATGTAAGTTCACCACAAAAGTATCATATCATTAGTGTCCATTTGGTTAATACAATGTTATTACCAATTTCCATGTAAATTACAGGAAGATCATCCCATTggttaggaaaaaaaatcatccaaAACAGGTTTATTATTAAAGCATCTTAAAGTGCAACCAAAATCTACAACATACAAAACCCAACATGCTTAAGAAAAAAGTTTCTCAAGGCGTAGACAGATTGTGCAAATGTCACCAGGACTGTCAGTCTGATTTATGTGATTAAATGTTTCAGGACGTGATGCTCAGCGATTTCCAGGAAGATTAACATCACTGTCAAATCTCAAGACCCCTATCAGCTACGAGAGAAGCAGTACAGACGAGTGAATGTCAATCAAGTACCAGAGATGAATGATAACATCCATCAGGGCAAAGAAGCAATAGTGAGAGGAGGCCCATTTTAGGAAGGTAACTTAAGGACTTATAATGAAAACCTATAAGAGAAACACAAACACGCAGAACCTGAAACACATGCAGGTTCTGTTAGTACAACTTCATAAACAAGCACCACAATGTTACAAACATAAGTCACAGATCAAACGACTTAAAAAGTACCGAAACTGTGTTTCACTCAGGGTTTTCCAAGCTGCCCATTTAAAATCTTGATATTCTATACATATTTTCAAATGTTCAGTGCTCTATGTTCAAATCATAAACGCCGGTATTACAAATACCTTACAAGATACTATGGTGATAAATACTGCCACTGGGACAAGACCAACAAATAAGCACAGCGTCTATAGTATAGGTGGAGCTTGCATGCAAATTCACAGTAGTAATTCGCTCTCTGATTGGCTTCTTGGGTTTTGCAGTCCAAGTGAAGAACTGCTATCCTGCAACATACAGAGACTCTCACAGGTTGGCAGTGGGTCACGCGGTACAATGAAAACAGCAGTTTGTCCAAAAATGACCAGACGGCATCAGACCGGGTATCATCTTCCACCAACCATCTACATTCTCTCCCCTCTGCTCTGCTTTGCTCACAGACTGTGCAGAGATCCTGTATAGTGATCAATTCTCTGCCTGATTCCCAGTCACCACCAACAATGGTGGAGGTAGTGGTGTTGGGGGGGTCAAACCAGTCTTCCCTTCCGCCTGTCTTGCCCATTGCTCGCCTTGTTCTTGCCCACGCTCCTCCTCTGCTTGGATGAGCGAAGGGCAGCCCCCCCTGAATCTTCTCCTGAGGGGGGGTAGAAGAGTGCACTTAGTAACACTTGCCTTTCAAGTACAAttaattgagaaaaaaaaacagttgttaGACAAGGTACTTTGCCCCTTAATATAAGGAGAGACAATTTACCTTCTGGATGTGTCAGGCCATGTAATTCGTCACACTTTGTTTATATCCAACAAGCTTTTTCAGCTACAGAATACCTCTGTACCTTTGATCTTTTTAGGCCAACAGTCTTTCGAATCTCTGTCGTAGGGATCCTCACATTCCGAATGGTTCTGAAAAAGAGGGATGTACACAAACATGACACGTTTGTCTAGTGGTCTCTCCATCACTCTTTTCTCCAAACCAAAAAACCCACTGATGCTCTACATACTGCCCTGCACATCGTGCATTCTGAGATTTCACCATGTATACTGCCTGGGAACAGAGCCAGTGATTTGGGGAGGGGTTTGCCTGGGGAAGGGGCATCCCACGCTCACCTTGTGATGCGTCTCGAACCTCTCCGCGTACCACACCATCCCGTAGAGGCAGAGGAATGTGATGAAGGCCTTAAGATAGAGACACATCAAACAATGCAGGCAAAGAACTTCTGGACCATCCTAGGGACCAGTCTTCTCGGTTTTCAAGGAGTGGATGGTTTAGCAACTTCTATAAGCATCCAAACTCTACATCCTGTATTTAGCCTATAAAGATCTTCATGTTCATTCATGTTCGTGTGTGAGGAGCACAGAGAAGAGATCTATCCATCATAAATGCTCCACAGCTGTTTCTCTGgcaccaatccatcacagggtccACTCACACTCAGACACAAACTGAAACTGCCCCCCCAAAAGAGGTGACAAtaggaatccccccccccacccccaccccaaacctGGAGCCATGGATCCAGGATCTTACCAGGCACAGGAGCCAGAGGATGACGTAGAGGACCTGAGTCTTGGAGAAGAGGTCCTGGCCGAATTTAACGCAGGCCAGGGCTTCCAGGAAGGCGATAGCCCTGTGTCAAGAGGGAATCGGCACCACAGGAAGGTCCTGTTTTAGCAAAACGCCCAGAACCCCGTGCGTCACAGaggtgtaacccccccccccccccagctcccccaCATGCCAGGATGGAAGCGGAAAAGGCTAAAAGGATATTTCCGGGAAAGAAGATGTGTCACATCGGGAAGTTTGACAGTGGCCCACAGTAATTAAATTAAACCTTTCGCAGTTTAGTTAGTGGGTAGAGAGAAATACCAGCCTGATACTGAACATCTGACTAGAAAGCTGCTTCGGGTTCATCTGCAGCTGGCTGGAAGCTGGACTTCATGCACACAGTTAATATACTACAGTTCTCTGTGCTCAGCGTAGACTGAGGTTCAGCCCATGATCCTAAGCATCTAACTGGGACACATTTGTTTACGGGAAGAATCCTAACAGGAAATGCAACTATGTGATGCAGcaagaaaatgttttaaaatcttTTTATATAATCCACAGCGAATAATCACTTACCCGAAGACCCAGCACTGCGTCCCGACCCTTCTGCACTGCGTATCGGTGAGATAAGCATAATACTGCCTAAAGTAAAACAGGAACAATTCCAGTTCAAAACATGAGGCTGGTTTTCAATACAAACAGCTTTTATTAAACAGCACTTGAGATTAAATGAACAGGCGATTAATGCATGAGTGtataaacagaatgtaaatctCAAACTGGAAAGGGATGAAGAATGTGCTGCTCCGGTGTGGTTTGTCACTGCGTGAGACGACATTATTCAATGAGTCCTGAGAAAAGTGCCGCATTTCTGTAAACATTTCGCTATAGATTGGAATAAAGCTTTATTTTCTGAGTGAAGTGGTTTGTCCGTgaaaatcattgttttttccctttgtgAAGACAACTATTAAAAAGTACCAccactctgtctgtgtgtgtgtgtgtgtgtgtgtgcgcgcgcgcatcGCTGTGtatcgctgtgtgtgtgtgtatgtgtgcatgtgtccaaCGTGTTTGGGAGCAGATAAGAATTAGTGGTTAGCGGagaaaataaagcagtaatattACCGTACGGTGGGGGCCGTGATAATACCGACGAACAGGATCCGACACCAGCTGAGGGGGTGGGAAGCCTGAAATACGAAGATGTGCTTCAGGAAGAATGTGTTGAGCTCCGTcagctgaggagagaggagaggaacAGCGAAACCTTTAAGAATGGTGCTGACTGGGGCTCCTTCTGCAATGGCAGGCTAACAAAAGTCTGCTAAATGCTAAGTTGCTTACATCTGCGATACTCAACCCAGTCCCCAGAGACCCCCCAgacactccacatttttgctccctcccagccctcAGCATACCTGTACCAGGAATTCACTGCTCTTGACTGCTTGATAGATTGGTTCAAGTAAGCTGGGagttgagagggagcaaaaacgtggactatctGAGGGTCTGAAGGGCTTTGAGGAGAAACACTGGCGTAGAATATAAATTCACCTGCCAGAGAATCATGAAGAGGTAGACGCCCGCCACCCTCTGAAAGGACGACTTGGGGTCAAACCAGCGCACGTAGGTCCAGCTGGCAGGCGTGAACTGCAGCGCGGCTCGCTTGATCTTCCCCGTGGTGCTATGTATGTCCCTGTAGGACAGAAAAGCACCTATGGGCAACCACATACAAAGAAGGACACCTGCACCTTCAATGACAGAACACCAGGGACATAACTCTGATACGCCACACAGCCACTGGGGGGCGCTTTCAGAGACTGGGTGGGTGGTCACCAAGACTACCGAAAAGCACTCAGAAAACGGCAGACCTACTTGATGCTGGCCCAGTGGTACGCCCGCATCTCCAGGAAGTGGCAGACGGTCATGCCCAGCCAGATACCTCCCCCGTTGCACAGGAGGATGTCCAGGATCACCTGATCCCACCAACACTCAGCAAAGTTGGGCAGAAGATGCATGAAGAACAGCTGgaagtatggggggggggggtcgtttgCTTTAGCTTGACGGCCATCTGATCAGACCCTGTCGACCGAAAGCCAACTCACTGGGCGCTATGGTGCTGCCCCCCTGCCCATCACCACTAGCACACACAGGCGGGCGCATAGCCAGTGTTGGGTTATTCAGGTCctgagagtaaaagtccagaccaggattttattTCAGCCAACCActtgaatactctgtgactatgactctttatgctcagctggttggttgaaacaaaatcttggtctggatttttactctctggacctgaattagccAGCAGCAGTGGGATACCATCTGTCTGATGTACCTATACGTATCGCAATACCGtttcacactcacacatgtaccACCCAGATtaaatatgacatttttttgtctttgacTAATACTTCCATTTCTATTATAGCACCAGTCGCCGCTTTTCATCCCACTGCAGGTTACAGTCTGACCCTAActctaacctaaccctaaccctaacctaaccctgaccctaaccctaacccttgcaCATGACCAATCCTTGAATCCTTGAAGCCCAGCACCACAGGGCTTACAGCCCCCTCTACGGTCGGCTTACGGCACAGAGCACCTCGGGTCGCTCAGGTGACTCATCCCCCCCATCACTCTCCCCTCCCTAACGTCTGACGCCCCCGACATATCAGCTGGGCTCGACCCGCAGACACAGCCCCCAGAGGCTTCTCTCCACTTTGCGTCTGCATGCTAATTCAGAAACGTTTACTTTACACATAAGTAACAGACACAGAGCAACACCCCAGTGAGTATCATGACACATTCAGTCCAGCTAAGATGTGCACGTTGATATACCGTAAAGAGGTTCAAATTACACACATTAAACTGTTTAGGAAATTGTTTAAACATCTTAACATGAAAACTCATTATGTTAATAAAGCCTAGGATTGCTTGGTAAGATCGGCTGATCCATACAATCCAAACACCGCCGTCTTCCATAGGTGTGCAGGTGTTGGTGGTTTGAGGCGGCCCAACAAGGCTGCAGCTCGCCGGTGCCTTCGCCGGCGCTACGCGACCCGGTACTGCTGCCCGCCGCCTCGCAGCTGAACCGCCGTACCTCCGTCAGCTCCCAGGTGATGCTGATGGTCCAGCAGAGTCCGTAGCTGCGGATGAGCAGCGCCTTCATGGCCCAGCCCCAGAAGTGCccgaaggcgaagatgtcgaaGTGGCTGAGGATGCGCTCCCAGGTGATGACGTGACAGTTCACCGCATACTCCTGCAGAGAGGAGGGGGTAAAAGGAGCAAGAACCGGCAGTGAAAATCCCCACGCCGGGACCGGCAGTGAAAATCCCCACGCCGGGACCGGCAGTGAAAATCCCCACGCCGGGACCGGCAGTGAAAATCCCACCCCCCCGGGTCACTCAGGTTACCATGACTTCGACTTCACGGGTGGCGTAGCGAAGATCAGGATCCAGCCAGTACATCAGGCTCTTCACCTGTTCCCAGTTCAGGAAGATGATGAAGACCAGAAAGAGGAAGTACAGAACACTGAGACCTGCGGGAGAAATCAGATTCAGAAGTTTGTACATAAAAGGAATTTCCTCTGGTTCCTTCTCTGATTTCAAAGTACTTACACAGAACAGACCTACAGCAAGGAGCATATATCCCAGAtgtacagaaacacacacaacaaTGTAGTACAGGATGTACAGTAAGGACTTGAGCCGAGGGAACATCGTGCAGAATGGTAATTGcaaaaatgacaaacagaaaGCTGCAGTCAGACAGGGTAACAGACATCATTTCCAATGTGGGTAACAATGAAAATTCTCTTACTAATCAGCACTAGATATTATAATTTGTCGGTTGGTCAATAAAAGAATTTACTTCTGACCAGAGGTGGaggtttcaggtccagagagtataaaCCCAAAGcaagactttgtttcaaccaactagctgggagtaaagagtcacagtcacagagtcaaagagtcaca
Protein-coding sequences here:
- the LOC125748790 gene encoding E3 ubiquitin-protein ligase NHLRC1-like isoform X1, with product MYRCLCRCFFSFQFLPVGGTRVIQMTALQSCDCWAYSWRPGAEGVLDEIRVALLECKVCFESFSVQRTERRPRSLLCGHVLCAACVAALSNPVLRSLECPFCRKACSVCHTSDCLPLAELSELLHRSSRLPPNLPVSRDASRPGGLAAGALRLHSAFGGWGKLLNPTGVAISEAAGAIVVVHDGQQRVVLFRARGEELQKFGQKSGSRKQAEEILHPLDVAVGPDGHVVVTDGGDGAVKVFTPEGRLVVAVRDSFRLPWGVTVDGGGRMLVTDAEADTLSQLAVDFARSRTLLNRVACADLQCPRSVACCPATGKVMVVEHMGDLAEGRRSRRPVRFSLFSGELVLLSRIDSFGLSLPSPLRLRISAVAFDMHGNVIVADVEQASIWSLGTSHGSPSLIPLVSQGLLCPQGLAVTSQNMLVVLDSGDHAVKIFSASSDPNSPRQ
- the LOC125748790 gene encoding E3 ubiquitin-protein ligase NHLRC1-like isoform X2, translated to MSLGRPPPGCRRPGAEGVLDEIRVALLECKVCFESFSVQRTERRPRSLLCGHVLCAACVAALSNPVLRSLECPFCRKACSVCHTSDCLPLAELSELLHRSSRLPPNLPVSRDASRPGGLAAGALRLHSAFGGWGKLLNPTGVAISEAAGAIVVVHDGQQRVVLFRARGEELQKFGQKSGSRKQAEEILHPLDVAVGPDGHVVVTDGGDGAVKVFTPEGRLVVAVRDSFRLPWGVTVDGGGRMLVTDAEADTLSQLAVDFARSRTLLNRVACADLQCPRSVACCPATGKVMVVEHMGDLAEGRRSRRPVRFSLFSGELVLLSRIDSFGLSLPSPLRLRISAVAFDMHGNVIVADVEQASIWSLGTSHGSPSLIPLVSQGLLCPQGLAVTSQNMLVVLDSGDHAVKIFSASSDPNSPRQ
- the LOC125748787 gene encoding phosphatidylserine synthase 1-like; the encoded protein is MATQTLSKDDVSYRLHFRMINEQQVEDITIEFFYKPHTITLLTCTVISLMYFAFARNDTDPDSNLRVGLLLVIFFFLIIGVLAFPNGPFTRPHPVIWRMVFGLSVLYFLFLVFIIFLNWEQVKSLMYWLDPDLRYATREVEVMEYAVNCHVITWERILSHFDIFAFGHFWGWAMKALLIRSYGLCWTISITWELTELFFMHLLPNFAECWWDQVILDILLCNGGGIWLGMTVCHFLEMRAYHWASIKDIHSTTGKIKRAALQFTPASWTYVRWFDPKSSFQRVAGVYLFMILWQLTELNTFFLKHIFVFQASHPLSWCRILFVGIITAPTVRQYYAYLTDTQCRRVGTQCWVFGAIAFLEALACVKFGQDLFSKTQVLYVILWLLCLAFITFLCLYGMVWYAERFETHHKNHSECEDPYDRDSKDCWPKKIKGEDSGGAALRSSKQRRSVGKNKASNGQDRRKGRLV